A section of the Streptomyces sp. NBC_01363 genome encodes:
- a CDS encoding DJ-1/PfpI family protein, with translation MQIAIVLFDRFTALDAVGPHEMLARTPGAETVFVAERTGPVRNDTGTLALVAERTLADVPAPDVVIVPGGPGQRDQMENEALLGWLRTADATSTWTTSVCTGSLLLAAAGLLTGRRATSHWLLLDVLKELGAEPTGERVVIDGKYVTAAGVSSGIDMGLTLAGRISGDEHALAVQLLTEYDPQPPYDAGSPEKAPAAMVEKFRAQRHYLLQ, from the coding sequence ATGCAGATCGCCATCGTCCTCTTCGACCGTTTCACCGCACTCGACGCGGTGGGCCCCCACGAGATGCTGGCCCGCACCCCCGGCGCCGAGACCGTGTTCGTGGCCGAGCGGACCGGCCCCGTGCGCAACGACACCGGCACCCTCGCGCTCGTCGCCGAAAGGACCCTCGCCGATGTGCCCGCACCGGACGTGGTGATCGTTCCCGGTGGCCCCGGCCAGCGCGACCAGATGGAGAACGAGGCGCTGCTCGGCTGGCTGCGCACCGCCGATGCCACCAGCACCTGGACCACCTCCGTCTGCACCGGCTCGCTGCTGCTCGCCGCGGCCGGACTGCTGACGGGCCGGCGCGCGACCTCGCACTGGCTCCTGCTGGACGTGCTGAAGGAGCTCGGCGCCGAGCCGACCGGCGAGCGTGTCGTCATCGACGGCAAGTACGTCACCGCGGCGGGCGTCTCGTCCGGCATCGACATGGGTCTCACCCTGGCGGGCCGGATCTCGGGCGACGAACACGCCCTGGCCGTACAGCTGCTGACCGAGTACGATCCGCAGCCGCCGTACGACGCGGGCTCGCCGGAGAAGGCCCCGGCGGCCATGGTCGAGAAGTTCCGCGCCCAGCGCCACTACCTCCTCCAGTAG
- a CDS encoding iron-containing alcohol dehydrogenase family protein, with amino-acid sequence MPVLTRLIPSPVVVDIRRGALDDLAGLLADQRISASGKLAVAISDGSGRALRERLTPALPGAHWYPVTDGTLDSAVKLADDIKGNRYDAVVGLGGGKIVDVAKYAAARVGLPMVAVATNLAHDGLCSPVATLDNDNGRGSYGVPTPIAVVIDLDIVRQAPARFVRSGIGDAVSNISCVADWELAHEVKGEEIDGLAAAMARQAGEAVLRHPGGIGDDAFLKVLAEGLVLTGISMSVAGDSRPASGACHEINHAFDLLYPRRAASHGEQVGLGACFAMHLRGAREESLLMAATLRRHGLPVVPEEIGFTADEFVQAVDYAPQTRPGRFTVLEHLNLSTDQIRDAYADYAKAIHS; translated from the coding sequence GTGCCAGTACTGACCCGGCTCATCCCGTCCCCGGTCGTCGTCGACATCCGTCGCGGCGCCCTGGACGATCTGGCCGGTCTCCTCGCCGACCAGCGGATCTCCGCCTCGGGCAAGCTCGCCGTCGCGATCAGCGACGGCTCGGGGCGCGCCCTGCGCGAGCGGCTGACCCCCGCGCTGCCCGGCGCCCACTGGTACCCGGTGACCGACGGCACCCTCGACTCGGCGGTCAAGCTGGCCGACGACATCAAGGGCAACCGGTACGACGCCGTGGTCGGCCTCGGCGGCGGCAAGATCGTCGACGTGGCGAAGTACGCGGCGGCGCGGGTCGGGCTGCCCATGGTCGCGGTGGCGACGAACCTCGCCCACGACGGCCTCTGCTCACCCGTCGCGACGCTCGACAACGACAACGGCCGGGGCTCCTACGGAGTCCCCACCCCGATCGCCGTGGTCATCGACCTCGACATCGTCCGCCAGGCACCGGCCCGCTTCGTGCGCTCCGGCATCGGTGACGCGGTCTCCAACATCTCCTGCGTGGCCGACTGGGAACTCGCCCACGAGGTCAAGGGCGAGGAGATCGACGGTCTCGCCGCGGCCATGGCCCGCCAGGCCGGCGAGGCCGTGCTGCGCCACCCCGGCGGGATCGGCGACGACGCCTTCCTCAAGGTGCTGGCCGAGGGTCTCGTACTGACCGGCATCTCGATGTCCGTCGCCGGGGACTCCCGGCCGGCCTCGGGCGCCTGCCACGAGATCAACCACGCCTTCGACCTGCTGTACCCCAGGCGCGCGGCCAGCCACGGCGAACAGGTCGGCCTCGGCGCCTGCTTCGCCATGCATCTGCGCGGCGCGCGCGAGGAGTCGCTGCTCATGGCGGCCACCCTGCGTCGTCACGGTTTGCCGGTCGTGCCCGAAGAGATCGGGTTCACCGCCGACGAGTTCGTCCAGGCCGTCGACTACGCCCCGCAGACCCGCCCGGGGCGCTTCACCGTCCTGGAACACCTCAACCTGTCCACCGACCAGATCAGGGACGCGTACGCCGACTATGCAAAAGCCATCCATAGCTGA
- a CDS encoding GlxA family transcriptional regulator: MTQRSVLVVLFDGVQSLDVTGPVEVFAGASRFPGSGYALRTASLDGAPVRTSSGLVLVPDGGLADAERPHTLLVPGGEGTRTPDPALVDWLRAHAPHAERLVSVCTGALLLAEAGLLDGHRVTTHWTVCEHLARSHPAVEVDPDPIFVRDGRLATSAGVTAGIDLALALVEEDHGRDIALSIARHLVVFLRRPGNQAQFSAQLTAQTARREPLREVQHWITENPGEDLCVEALAARARLSPRHFARAFQSETGLTPGRYVDRVRLEQARRLLEDTTDGVTRISRACGYGTPEAMRRAFIKALGTAPTEYRRRFRTHPATDLPTA, from the coding sequence ATGACGCAGCGATCCGTACTCGTCGTCCTCTTCGACGGCGTCCAGAGCCTCGATGTCACCGGGCCGGTGGAGGTCTTCGCCGGGGCCTCCCGCTTCCCCGGGTCCGGGTACGCACTGCGCACCGCCTCGCTCGACGGCGCCCCGGTCCGTACGAGCAGCGGCCTCGTCCTCGTCCCGGACGGCGGCCTCGCCGACGCCGAACGGCCCCATACCCTCCTCGTCCCCGGCGGCGAGGGCACCCGCACCCCCGACCCGGCACTCGTCGACTGGCTGCGGGCGCACGCCCCGCACGCCGAACGGCTCGTCTCCGTCTGCACGGGCGCGCTGCTGCTCGCCGAGGCCGGACTGCTGGACGGGCACCGGGTGACCACGCACTGGACCGTCTGCGAGCACCTCGCCCGCAGTCACCCGGCCGTCGAGGTCGACCCGGACCCGATCTTCGTGCGCGACGGCAGGCTGGCCACCTCCGCCGGAGTCACCGCCGGTATCGACCTGGCCCTCGCGCTCGTCGAGGAGGACCACGGCAGGGACATCGCGCTCAGCATCGCCCGGCACCTCGTGGTCTTTCTGCGCAGGCCCGGCAACCAGGCCCAGTTCAGCGCCCAGCTCACCGCCCAGACCGCCCGGCGCGAACCACTGCGCGAGGTCCAGCACTGGATCACCGAGAACCCCGGCGAGGACCTCTGCGTCGAGGCGCTCGCCGCTCGGGCCCGCCTCTCGCCCCGTCATTTCGCGCGCGCCTTCCAGTCCGAGACGGGCCTCACGCCGGGCCGCTATGTCGACCGCGTACGCCTCGAACAGGCCCGCAGGCTGCTGGAGGACACCACCGACGGTGTCACCCGCATCTCACGCGCCTGCGGCTACGGCACCCCGGAGGCCATGCGCCGCGCGTTCATCAAGGCCCTGGGTACCGCGCCCACCGAATACCGCCGACGCTTCCGCACCCATCCCGCCACCGACCTACCGACCGCCTGA
- a CDS encoding phosphocholine cytidylyltransferase family protein, translated as MIGLVLAAGAGRRLRPYTDTLPKALVPVDGEKTVLDLTLANFAEIGLTEVAVVVGYRKEAVYDRKAEFEAKYGVTLTLIDNDKAEEWNNAYSLWCAREVLKRGVILANGDTVHPVSVEKTLLAARGDGRRIVLALDTVKHLADEEMKVITEDGKGVRRITKLMDPATATGEYIGVTLIEPEAAEELADALRATFERDPDLYYEDGYQELVNRGFTIDVAPIGEVTWVEIDNHDDLAKGREIACQY; from the coding sequence ATGATCGGCCTCGTACTGGCAGCCGGTGCAGGACGGCGTCTGCGCCCCTACACCGACACGCTTCCGAAGGCGCTCGTGCCTGTCGACGGCGAGAAGACGGTCCTGGATCTCACGCTGGCCAACTTCGCCGAGATCGGCCTCACCGAGGTCGCCGTCGTCGTCGGCTACCGCAAGGAAGCCGTGTACGACCGCAAGGCCGAGTTCGAGGCGAAGTACGGCGTGACCCTCACCCTGATCGACAACGACAAGGCCGAGGAGTGGAACAACGCCTACTCCCTGTGGTGCGCCCGTGAGGTCCTCAAGCGCGGCGTCATCCTGGCCAACGGCGACACCGTCCACCCGGTCTCCGTCGAGAAGACCCTGCTCGCCGCCCGCGGCGACGGCCGGCGGATCGTCCTCGCCCTCGACACGGTGAAGCACCTCGCCGACGAGGAGATGAAGGTCATCACCGAGGACGGCAAGGGTGTGCGGCGCATCACCAAGCTGATGGACCCGGCCACCGCGACCGGTGAGTACATCGGCGTCACCCTCATCGAGCCCGAGGCCGCCGAGGAGCTCGCGGACGCCCTGCGGGCGACCTTCGAGCGCGACCCCGACCTCTACTACGAGGACGGCTACCAGGAGCTCGTGAACCGCGGCTTCACCATCGACGTGGCCCCCATCGGCGAAGTGACGTGGGTGGAGATCGACAACCACGACGACCTCGCGAAGGGCCGTGAGATCGCGTGCCAGTACTGA
- a CDS encoding HdeD family acid-resistance protein, translating into MADPATEGRRLSRSFGWLALLGTLLVVAGLVGLVYTGVATLTSMILFGWLLLIGGVVGLLHAIDSRGTDYFWLGVVVAALNIAAGVVVIRHPHGTAEALTMFAALLFLTGGVFRLVGSVVVRGPQFGWTLLQGAFGLLLGLLVLFDWPHSSLYVLGLFFSLALLFDGLGLIAMGVGGRRIVSMVSEQRVTGELPDSPPRDEQKRSND; encoded by the coding sequence GTGGCCGATCCCGCAACCGAGGGCAGGAGGCTGAGCCGCAGCTTCGGCTGGCTCGCCCTGCTCGGCACCCTTCTCGTCGTGGCCGGCCTCGTCGGTCTCGTCTACACCGGCGTCGCGACGCTGACCTCGATGATCCTGTTCGGCTGGCTGCTGCTGATCGGCGGCGTCGTCGGACTGCTGCACGCCATCGATTCCCGCGGCACCGACTACTTCTGGCTGGGCGTCGTGGTGGCCGCGCTGAACATCGCCGCCGGAGTCGTCGTCATCCGCCACCCGCACGGCACCGCGGAGGCGCTGACCATGTTCGCCGCGCTGCTCTTCCTGACCGGCGGGGTGTTCCGCCTCGTCGGCAGCGTCGTGGTGCGCGGCCCGCAGTTCGGCTGGACGCTGCTGCAAGGGGCCTTCGGCCTGCTGCTGGGGCTGCTGGTGCTCTTCGACTGGCCGCACAGCAGCCTCTACGTGCTGGGCCTCTTCTTCTCGCTGGCGCTGCTCTTCGACGGGCTCGGCCTGATCGCGATGGGGGTGGGCGGACGCCGCATCGTCTCCATGGTCTCGGAACAGAGGGTGACCGGAGAGCTGCCCGACTCACCCCCGCGAGATGAGCAGAAGCGGTCCAATGATTGA
- a CDS encoding DUF5941 domain-containing protein, translated as MRSLGFDVQAAADVTEAARLLSAVPADHRVALVDPRFVGHVHALRLGLTDPRFPAATVPGALTAQPEARPALVRALDTTAEAVGAGVPTGTPDAPVTDRTVPGRLAVTMDAGGTAVQRPELGSLVAAVPVDGPAREAAETARAAVDDEAVRLRSAVKAHDGFFTTFFISPYSRYIARWCARRGLTPNQVTTASLLTALIAAGSAATGTRGGYIAAGLLLLLSFVLDCTDGQLARYSLQYSTMGAWLDATFDRAKEYAYYAGLALGAARGGDDVWALALGAMVLQACRHVIDFSFNEANHDAVANSSPTAALSDRLDSVGWTVWLRRMIVLPIGERWAMIAVLTAVTTPRIVFYALLIGCAFAACYTTAGRLLRSLTRKAERTDRAARALAELADSGPVAQFVAAHGPRIGGAWSAPVIALVGAGALIAAALQQPFGSKQMIFAAVFYAICSGVAVARPLKGALDWLVPPIFRAAEYCTILVLAARSDVPGALPAAFGLVSAVAYHHYDTVYRIRGGTGAPPQWLVRTIGGHEGRTLVVAVLAAVFTQHPAFTVALTTLAVAVALVVLVESIRFWVSSGAPAVHDEGEPA; from the coding sequence CTGCGGTCACTGGGCTTCGACGTACAGGCCGCCGCCGATGTGACCGAGGCCGCACGGCTGCTCTCGGCCGTCCCCGCCGACCACCGCGTCGCACTGGTCGACCCCCGTTTCGTCGGCCATGTCCACGCCCTCCGGCTCGGACTGACCGACCCGCGCTTCCCCGCCGCCACCGTGCCCGGCGCGCTCACCGCGCAGCCGGAGGCGCGCCCCGCGCTCGTCCGGGCCCTGGACACCACCGCCGAGGCCGTCGGCGCCGGAGTGCCCACGGGCACGCCCGACGCACCGGTCACCGACCGCACCGTGCCGGGCCGCCTCGCCGTCACCATGGACGCCGGGGGCACCGCCGTACAGCGCCCCGAGCTGGGTTCGCTGGTCGCGGCAGTCCCGGTCGACGGGCCCGCGCGCGAGGCGGCGGAGACCGCCCGAGCCGCGGTCGACGACGAGGCGGTGCGGCTGCGCAGCGCCGTGAAGGCCCACGACGGCTTCTTCACCACGTTCTTCATCAGCCCGTACTCCCGCTACATCGCCCGCTGGTGCGCCCGCCGCGGCCTCACGCCGAACCAGGTCACCACCGCGTCCCTGCTGACCGCGCTGATCGCGGCCGGCAGCGCGGCGACCGGCACCCGCGGCGGCTACATCGCCGCCGGGCTGCTCCTGCTCCTCTCCTTCGTCCTGGACTGCACCGACGGGCAGCTCGCCCGCTACTCGCTCCAGTACTCGACGATGGGCGCCTGGCTGGACGCGACCTTCGACCGGGCCAAGGAGTACGCGTACTACGCCGGCCTCGCGCTCGGCGCCGCCCGCGGCGGTGACGACGTATGGGCGCTCGCCCTCGGTGCGATGGTGCTCCAGGCCTGCCGGCACGTCATCGACTTCTCGTTCAACGAGGCCAACCACGACGCGGTGGCCAATTCGAGCCCCACGGCAGCACTCTCCGACCGGCTCGACAGCGTCGGCTGGACCGTCTGGCTGCGCCGGATGATAGTGCTGCCGATCGGCGAGCGCTGGGCGATGATCGCGGTACTGACCGCGGTGACCACGCCCCGGATCGTTTTCTACGCCCTGCTCATCGGCTGCGCCTTCGCCGCCTGCTACACCACCGCGGGACGGCTGCTGCGCTCACTGACCCGCAAGGCCGAACGCACCGACCGCGCCGCGCGGGCGCTCGCCGAGCTGGCCGACTCCGGACCGGTCGCCCAGTTCGTCGCTGCGCACGGTCCCCGGATCGGCGGCGCCTGGAGCGCCCCGGTGATCGCGCTCGTCGGAGCGGGGGCGCTGATCGCCGCCGCGCTCCAGCAGCCCTTCGGCAGCAAGCAGATGATCTTCGCCGCGGTCTTCTACGCGATCTGCTCCGGCGTGGCGGTGGCCCGCCCCCTCAAGGGTGCCCTCGACTGGCTCGTACCCCCGATATTCAGGGCGGCGGAGTACTGCACCATCCTCGTTCTCGCAGCCCGCAGCGACGTCCCGGGAGCCCTTCCCGCAGCCTTCGGGCTGGTCTCGGCCGTCGCCTACCATCACTACGACACGGTGTACCGCATTCGCGGCGGCACCGGCGCGCCGCCCCAGTGGCTGGTCCGCACGATCGGTGGGCACGAGGGCCGCACCCTGGTGGTGGCCGTACTCGCCGCCGTATTCACTCAGCATCCGGCTTTCACCGTGGCACTCACCACGCTCGCTGTGGCGGTGGCACTGGTGGTGCTCGTGGAGTCCATCCGCTTCTGGGTGTCCTCCGGAGCACCCGCCGTTCACGACGAAGGAGAACCCGCATGA
- a CDS encoding cation diffusion facilitator family transporter, whose product MGAGHDHGHTHGGPPPTGTAAAAYRGRLRIALCITLTVMVVEIVGGVLADSLALIADAAHMATDALGLGMALLAIHFANRPAGLNRTFGYARAEILAALANCLLLLGVGGFLLFEAVQRFITPAETRGGLTIAFALVGMVANMVSLSLLMRGQKDSLNVRGAYLEVLADTLGSFAVLVSAGIILATGWQAADPIASLVIGLMIVPRTVKLLRETLNVLLESAPKGVDMGEVRAHITALPGVLDVHDLHAWTITSGMPVLSAHVVVRQDMLDSIGHEKLLHELQGCLGVHFDVEHCTFQLEPSGHAEHEARLCH is encoded by the coding sequence ATGGGGGCAGGGCACGACCACGGACACACGCACGGCGGGCCGCCGCCCACCGGCACGGCAGCCGCCGCGTACAGGGGACGGCTACGGATCGCGCTCTGCATCACACTCACCGTGATGGTCGTGGAGATCGTCGGCGGGGTGCTCGCCGACTCCCTCGCGCTGATCGCCGACGCGGCCCACATGGCGACCGACGCCCTCGGCCTGGGCATGGCGCTGCTGGCGATCCACTTCGCCAACCGGCCGGCCGGGCTGAACCGCACCTTCGGCTACGCCCGCGCCGAGATCCTCGCCGCGCTCGCCAACTGTCTGCTGCTGCTCGGCGTGGGCGGCTTCCTGCTCTTCGAGGCCGTCCAGCGCTTCATCACCCCGGCCGAGACCAGGGGCGGGCTGACGATCGCCTTCGCCCTGGTCGGCATGGTCGCCAACATGGTCTCCCTGTCGTTGCTGATGCGCGGGCAGAAGGACAGTCTCAATGTGCGCGGCGCCTATCTGGAGGTGCTCGCGGACACGCTCGGCTCGTTCGCGGTGCTGGTCTCGGCGGGGATCATCCTGGCCACCGGCTGGCAGGCCGCCGACCCGATCGCCTCGCTGGTCATCGGCCTGATGATCGTCCCCCGCACCGTGAAACTGCTCAGGGAGACGCTCAACGTGCTGCTGGAGTCGGCGCCCAAGGGGGTCGACATGGGTGAGGTACGGGCCCACATCACCGCCCTGCCCGGAGTGCTGGACGTCCATGACCTGCATGCCTGGACGATCACGTCGGGAATGCCGGTGCTCTCCGCCCATGTGGTGGTGCGCCAGGACATGCTCGACTCGATCGGGCACGAGAAGCTCCTCCATGAGCTGCAGGGCTGCCTCGGTGTCCACTTCGACGTGGAGCACTGCACCTTCCAGCTGGAGCCGAGCGGCCATGCCGAGCACGAGGCCAGGCTCTGCCACTGA
- a CDS encoding bifunctional class I SAM-dependent methyltransferase/N-acetyltransferase — MTDNDHAVRTEAFFSLHHGLPRQSPGSDATTRRLLELTGPLPSRPRVLDLGCGPGRAALLLAAEAGAEVTAVDLHQPFLDELREAADARGLGDRVRTVRADMAELSGPDFPDGSFDLVWAEGSAYIIGFDTALRGWKRLLAPGGSLVLSECVWTTDAPTAEARAFWEQETSMRPVAGNTAAAVAAGYHVLAVGLQPDSDWDEYYVPLAERVGAADASAPGMAWALAATREELAMRRDHGTEYGYACYVLRPVDPRWTTRPETAADAAAVHAVNAAAFPTPDEAALVDALRTDPAAWLPGGLGQVATDGPDGDVAAYALLTRCRVGDAPALALAPVATAPEQQRRGAGQAVVRAVLDAARLRGESLVLVLGHPEYYLRFGFVPASRYGIRPGFDVPDEAMMALVLDDSAPVPQGTIHYPAAFGV, encoded by the coding sequence TTGACCGACAACGATCACGCCGTCCGTACCGAGGCGTTCTTCTCCCTGCATCACGGCCTGCCCCGGCAGAGCCCCGGCTCCGATGCCACCACCCGGCGGCTGCTGGAACTCACCGGCCCGTTGCCGAGCCGTCCGCGCGTCCTGGATCTGGGCTGCGGACCCGGCCGCGCCGCGCTGCTCCTCGCCGCCGAGGCCGGCGCCGAGGTGACCGCCGTCGACCTCCACCAGCCGTTCCTCGACGAACTGCGCGAGGCGGCCGACGCCCGCGGGCTCGGCGACCGGGTCCGTACGGTCCGGGCCGACATGGCCGAACTGTCCGGTCCCGACTTCCCCGACGGGTCGTTCGACCTCGTCTGGGCCGAGGGGTCCGCGTACATCATCGGTTTCGACACCGCGCTGCGTGGCTGGAAGCGGCTGCTCGCCCCGGGCGGCTCCCTCGTCCTCAGCGAGTGCGTCTGGACGACGGACGCGCCGACGGCCGAGGCGCGCGCCTTCTGGGAGCAGGAGACGTCGATGCGCCCCGTGGCGGGCAACACCGCCGCGGCCGTGGCGGCCGGCTACCACGTCCTCGCCGTGGGGCTGCAGCCCGACAGCGACTGGGACGAGTACTACGTCCCGCTCGCCGAGCGCGTCGGGGCCGCCGACGCCTCGGCTCCCGGCATGGCGTGGGCGCTCGCGGCGACCCGCGAGGAGCTGGCCATGCGGCGCGACCACGGCACGGAGTACGGCTACGCCTGCTATGTGCTGCGCCCCGTCGACCCTCGCTGGACGACCCGGCCTGAGACGGCGGCGGACGCGGCGGCCGTGCACGCGGTCAACGCCGCCGCGTTCCCGACGCCGGACGAGGCCGCTCTCGTCGACGCGCTGCGCACCGATCCGGCGGCCTGGCTGCCCGGCGGCCTCGGCCAGGTCGCCACGGACGGCCCGGACGGCGACGTCGCGGCGTACGCCCTGCTGACCCGGTGCCGGGTCGGGGACGCGCCGGCTCTCGCGCTGGCCCCGGTGGCGACGGCCCCCGAGCAGCAGCGCCGGGGTGCGGGTCAGGCCGTGGTGCGGGCGGTGCTCGACGCGGCCAGGCTGCGCGGCGAGTCACTCGTCCTGGTGCTCGGCCATCCCGAGTACTACCTGAGGTTCGGTTTCGTGCCGGCGTCGCGGTACGGGATCCGGCCGGGCTTCGATGTCCCGGACGAGGCGATGATGGCCCTGGTGCTCGACGACTCCGCGCCGGTGCCGCAGGGCACGATCCACTACCCGGCCGCCTTCGGCGTCTGA
- a CDS encoding enoyl-CoA hydratase/isomerase family protein, whose protein sequence is MDRTEPGLEHAVVDGVATVVISNPAKRNAMTAAMWSALPGLLERLAADPAVGVLVLTGAGDTFCAGADIASLRHPADDPQALAVAAEEALAAFPRPTLAVIRGYCVGGGSQLAAACDLRFAEEGASFGVTPAKLGVVYAASSTRRLVALTGPATAKHLLFSGELIDTARALRTGLVDEVLPADELDKRVEAYVRTLVARSRLTQAAAKEFAAGREDRDAYWAEQARRSGDTAEGVAAFLERRAPRFTWTA, encoded by the coding sequence ATGGACCGTACCGAACCCGGGCTGGAGCACGCCGTCGTGGACGGCGTCGCCACCGTCGTCATCAGCAACCCCGCCAAACGCAATGCGATGACGGCCGCGATGTGGAGCGCGCTGCCCGGTCTGCTGGAGCGGCTGGCGGCCGATCCCGCGGTCGGGGTGCTGGTACTGACGGGTGCCGGGGACACCTTCTGCGCCGGTGCGGACATCGCCTCGCTCCGGCACCCGGCGGACGATCCGCAGGCGCTCGCCGTGGCGGCCGAGGAGGCGTTGGCGGCGTTCCCCCGGCCGACGCTCGCGGTGATCCGGGGCTACTGCGTGGGCGGCGGCAGCCAGTTGGCGGCCGCCTGCGATCTGCGGTTCGCCGAGGAGGGCGCGTCCTTCGGTGTCACGCCGGCCAAGCTCGGCGTCGTGTACGCCGCGTCCTCCACCCGGCGGCTGGTGGCGCTGACCGGACCGGCCACGGCGAAGCATCTGCTGTTCTCCGGCGAGCTGATCGACACCGCGCGGGCGCTGCGTACCGGTCTGGTCGACGAGGTGCTGCCGGCCGACGAGCTGGACAAGCGGGTCGAGGCGTACGTACGAACCCTGGTGGCCCGCTCGCGGCTGACGCAGGCGGCGGCGAAGGAGTTCGCCGCCGGGCGCGAGGACCGGGACGCGTACTGGGCGGAGCAGGCGCGCCGCAGCGGCGACACCGCGGAGGGTGTCGCCGCCTTTCTGGAGCGGCGCGCGCCGCGCTTCACCTGGACGGCCTGA
- the idi gene encoding isopentenyl-diphosphate Delta-isomerase — protein sequence MPTTPATAAHSSSNGTAEVIMLELVDEDGTTIGTAEKLAAHQPPGQLHRAFSVFLFDEQGRLLLQRRALGKYHSPGVWSNTCCGHPYPGEAPFAAAARRTYEELGVSPSLLAEAGTVRYNHPDPASGLVEQEFNHLFVGMAQDRLDPDPKEVGETAFVTAEELAERHARSPFSAWFMTVLDAARPAIRELTGPSAGW from the coding sequence ATGCCGACCACACCAGCCACCGCGGCGCACAGCTCGTCGAACGGCACAGCAGAAGTGATCATGCTCGAACTGGTCGATGAGGACGGCACCACCATCGGTACGGCGGAGAAGCTCGCCGCCCATCAGCCGCCCGGTCAGCTGCACCGCGCCTTCTCGGTCTTCCTCTTCGACGAGCAGGGCAGGCTGCTGCTCCAGCGCCGTGCGCTCGGCAAGTACCACTCCCCCGGTGTCTGGTCGAACACCTGCTGCGGCCACCCCTATCCCGGTGAGGCGCCCTTCGCCGCCGCCGCCCGGCGTACGTATGAGGAGCTGGGGGTCTCGCCCTCCCTGCTGGCCGAGGCGGGCACGGTCCGCTACAACCACCCCGACCCGGCCTCCGGCCTGGTGGAGCAGGAGTTCAACCATCTCTTCGTGGGAATGGCACAGGACCGGCTGGACCCGGACCCGAAGGAGGTCGGCGAGACCGCGTTCGTGACGGCCGAGGAGCTCGCCGAGCGGCATGCCCGGTCGCCGTTCTCGGCCTGGTTCATGACGGTGCTGGACGCCGCGCGTCCGGCGATCAGGGAGCTGACCGGACCGTCCGCCGGCTGGTGA
- a CDS encoding ATP-binding protein, whose product MESRGSVPARPVSYEGVWRFTAPAVDVSVPQARHAVRDLLERQGVPLDDDIAEGLLLIVSELVTNAVKHAALLSPELAVEVAVGEEWIRVSVEDNHPYRPTALETDHAQTGGRGLLLVREITREAGGACDVEHTAGGGKIIWAALPLSPRS is encoded by the coding sequence ATGGAGAGCCGCGGGAGTGTCCCCGCCCGGCCCGTGTCGTACGAGGGAGTCTGGCGGTTCACCGCCCCGGCCGTGGACGTCTCCGTACCGCAGGCCCGGCACGCGGTGCGCGATCTGCTGGAACGCCAGGGTGTGCCGCTGGACGACGACATCGCCGAGGGCCTGCTGCTCATCGTCTCCGAGCTGGTCACCAACGCGGTGAAGCACGCCGCGCTGCTCTCGCCGGAGCTCGCCGTCGAGGTGGCCGTCGGCGAGGAATGGATCAGGGTGTCCGTCGAGGACAACCATCCCTACCGTCCGACGGCCCTGGAGACGGACCACGCGCAGACCGGCGGGCGCGGTCTGCTGCTGGTCCGGGAGATCACCCGGGAAGCGGGCGGGGCCTGCGATGTGGAGCACACCGCAGGCGGCGGAAAGATCATCTGGGCGGCGCTGCCGCTGAGTCCGCGATCCTGA